One region of Caldimonas thermodepolymerans genomic DNA includes:
- the soxY gene encoding thiosulfate oxidation carrier protein SoxY has translation MVPPSRVSHGCRRWIAMGNRRQFLHTSASMAVLGLAASAGLLPAAAQAAWNKSAFDAKGLAEVVKALGGAAPVESPDVRLHAPEIAENGNVVRVGVSTTLPGATRLALLVDKNPNTLAALFDIPAGTEPNVAFNIKMSQTSTVYALVQAGDRFYFAAREVTVTLGGCGA, from the coding sequence ATGGTGCCGCCCTCACGGGTTTCGCATGGATGTCGGAGGTGGATCGCGATGGGTAACCGCAGGCAGTTTCTGCACACGAGCGCCAGCATGGCGGTTCTGGGCCTGGCCGCGTCGGCCGGGCTGCTGCCTGCGGCCGCCCAGGCGGCCTGGAACAAGAGTGCGTTCGATGCCAAGGGGCTGGCCGAGGTGGTGAAGGCGTTGGGCGGCGCCGCGCCGGTCGAAAGCCCGGACGTGCGGCTGCATGCGCCGGAGATCGCCGAGAACGGCAACGTGGTGCGCGTGGGCGTGTCCACCACCCTGCCGGGCGCCACGCGCCTGGCCCTGCTGGTCGACAAGAACCCCAATACGCTGGCGGCGCTGTTCGACATCCCCGCCGGCACCGAACCCAACGTCGCCTTCAACATCAAGATGAGCCAGACGTCCACCGTCTACGCCCTGGTCCAGGCCGGCGACCGGTTCTATTTCGCGGCCCGGGAAGTCACGGTGACCCTGGGCGGCTGCGGCGCTTGA